The following is a genomic window from Devosia neptuniae.
AATGTCCATCAGCGCCAGCGTCATCAGCGTGTCGTCGGTGACAATGCCGTCCCCGCGCACCCGGTTATTGCGCGCCTCGGGCGCCATATCCATCTTGTGCCAGCGCGTCTTGAGCGAGGTCACCCGGCCATAACGCGCCCTGATATCGGCCGCCGACAGCTTCTCCACCGGCGCGCCGAGCGCATCGCCCAGGGCAATGCCGTGCAACATGGCGCGGACCCGGCCGCGAAGGGAATTTGGCATGTATTCAACTTTCACTTCTGACAGTCGCCCCACCCTCTATCCTCCATGGGAGGAGAGGGATGGAGGGTGAGGCCCCTGTCGTTACTCAGATGCCTACTTCAACACAGTCCGCGCATACTCATTCAGCCGGCTCCCGCCCGCCGCTTCCCATTCCGCGACATAGGCATCCCACTGGTCCATTCCGGCTTCACCGGAGATGAACTTGTAGACCCAGGCGCGATAGACGCTTTCGGTAGCATCGAGGTCCGCCGCATAATCAGCCGGGAACACAAACGCATTGTCCGGCTTGAAATTGTCCGACACCTGCTTGAGCGAGGCTTGTGCGGCTTCGCTCATCCAGGGGGTCGGCGGCGTCCAATTGGCGGCTGCAAAGAACCGCGCATACCAGGTGCTGATCTTGTCGGTCATCGTGTAGGTGTCGCCCGACTTGGTATATTCCTCGCCTTCAAAACCGAGGCGGTCGAGCAATTGGCCTTCCGGGCTCGCCATGAAATCGAGCAGCGCCATCACCGTGTCCTTGTGCTCGGAGAGCGAGGACATGGCAAAGCCGCGCGCTTCCTTGGATACGTCGATGGCCTGATTGCCCTGCCCGGCCGGCCCCTTGGGCGGCGCCAGCAGCACCAGTTCAGTGCCTGGATGCACCTGGCGCATCTTGCCGCCATAAATGTCGATGACTTCCGCGGACGAGCCGAAGATCACACCGGCCTTGCCGGTATAGAACTTGTCTTCCTTCACATCGAATTTGGACGTGATGTATTCGGGGTCAAACAGGCCCTTCTCGCGCAACGAGGCATAGAAGGCGATCTTGTCCTTCTCCTGGCTGGTAATGCGGGAATTGACCCACTCGCCAGCCTCATTCTTCATCCAACTCCCGGTCACCCCGAAGGCCTGGTTGAAGATGGAATCCAGCTCATTGGTATTGTCGGCCGTGGTCACGCCATAGGTATTGGCCACCCCGTCGCCGTCGAAATCACCATCCTTGATGGCGGTGAACAGGGCGACATAATCCTCAACCGTCTGCGGCGCCGGCAGGCCTGACTTTTCCAGCCAATCCTTGCGGATCACCGGCTGCGGCATGCGCGGCGGATAGACGTAAAGCAGGTACGGATAATTGGCCAACCGCTCCACGTTGTGGGGGTACAGCGCCGCCTTCAGGTTCGGCGATTTCTCGATCCAGGGCGTCAGATCTTCCAGAATCCCCTGCTCCACCATCTTGGCGTCGCCACCCTGGAAATAGATCAGGTCTGGAATATCACCCGACAGCAGCATGACGCTGAGCGCATCGGCATAGCCGGAGCTGGGCAGGTCAACGATCTGGATATCGATCTCGGTCCCCTTGGCCGCCATCGCTGCCTCGATCCGCTCGATATGCTTCACATCGGGTGGATTGGTACTCACCAGATCCTTGCTGACCATCCTTATCACCACCGGCTCGGCAAATGCCGGCGCAATGGCAAATGCCAGCGCACTCGTCGCCAGCAACAGTTTCCTCATAAGCATTGCAGTCTCCTCCTAGTGTTTTTGGTAGCCACTCAGCCGCTTGCGCGGGATTTTGGTTGTGTCTCGAAAATTCCCCACCCACCGTGTCATCGCGGAGAGTGGAAATACCGGTGGCCTCATCCCTTCAACGCCCCCGACATCGTCCCCTTGGTGAAGAACTTTAGAATCAGCGGGTAGATCACCAGGATCGGCACAATGGTCAGGATGATCATCCCGGCCTTGAGCGCCCGCAGGTCGATCTGGCTGGCGCCCGTGTAGTTGTTCGCCGCGTCCACCCCGACAATGGCCAGCTTGTCCCCGCCGATCACGAATTGCCGGAGCACCACCTGCAGCGGCCACTTGCCCTGATCAGTGATGTAGATCATCGCCCGGAAAAACTCGTTCCAGTGGAACACGATGTAGAACAGGGTGATCGTCGCCAGCGCCGGCTTGGCCAGCGGCAGCACCACATACCAAAAGGTCTGGAACGCGTTGGAGCCGTCCAGCTCGGCTGCATCGAGCAATTCCTGCGGAATTTCTTCGAAGAACCGGATCAGGATGATCAGATACCAGGCATTGACCAGCTTGAAGAAGATCACCGACCAATAGCTGTCCAGCAGCCCCAGCCGCTTGTTGACGAAATAATCCGGGATAATGCCGGGGTCGAACACGATGGTGACCAGCACCATGATGAACAATATCCGCCGCCCCGGCAGGCCCGGCCGCGATAGCCCCCAGGCCATCAGCGCCGTGAAGATGATGTTGAGCAGCGTGCCCGCCCCGGTGATCAGGATCGAATTCAGCAGCCCTGCCCGCACATTGGGGTGGTTGATCAATAGCGTCCATACATCGAACGACAGTCCACGCGGCAGCACTTCCATGCCGCTCATCCCCGGTAGCTTGGCCGGGTCCGATAGCGACACCGCCAGCAGGTTCAGCAGCGGCTGTACCGTCACCACCACCAGCAGCAGCAGCGTCGAAACGATGATCGCATATTCCACGCGCTCGAGCGGGGTGCGGCGATTATTGGCGGCCATCACCAGACTCCCTTGCCGGTCAGTCGTTTGGAAAACAGATGCGCCAGCAGGATCAGCAACATGCCCAGCACGGCCTTGAACAGGCCCGCCGCCGTCGCCAGCGAGTATTCCCCGGTCTGCAAGCCGATGCGGTAGACGTAGGTGTCAACGATATCGATCTGGCTGCGCACCACGTCGTTGGAGAAGTTGATCACCTGGTTGAGGTCGGCACTGAGGAACATGCCGGCATTGAGGATGAACAGCGTGGCAATGGTCGGCACGATCCCCGGAATGGTCACATAGAGGATTTTCTGCCAGCGATTGGCCCCGTCCATTTCCGCCGCGTCATACAGCGCCTGGTCGATGGCGATGATCGCTGCCAGATAGAGCAGGCTGTCCCACCCCGCCGAGCGCCACATTTCCGAGAACACCAGTACCCAGCGGATCGCGCCGGTATCGGTCATGTAGGATTTCGGCTGCCCGCCAAAGAAGCCGGTAATGTCGTTGACCACGCCATCGCTCGGTGACAAGGCCGCGATGAACACGCCGGCGATCACCACCCAGCTCAAGAAGTGCGGCAGATACACTGCCGACTGGATGAATTTGCGCAGCGATCCGCTCCGCACTTCATTCAGCATCAGCGCCACCACGATCGGCACCGGAAAGACGAACAGCATTTTCATGCCGGAAATGATCAGCGTGTTGACCAACACCTGCCAGAACACTGGCGAGGTGAACAGCACCTGGAAATGCTTCAGCCCCACCCAGATATTGGGCGGGATGATCCGCACCTGCTCGAACGCGATCTTGGCTTCCCAGATCGGCAGATAGTGAAACAGGATGAAGAAAATGATGCCCGGCGCCATCATGGCGTAATAGGGCCACCATTGCCGCACCTTCGCGCCGAAACCGCCCGTCGATGCTAACAGTCCGTTAGCAGATTCGGCCTCTGCGTGCGCGGGAACGTTCCCAATGTCAGGCGCCGTAACGCGGCGCAGCCCTGGCTTCACAACCATCCTCAGTCCTCCCTACCCCGCAGCAACGCGCTTGGGGGCTGGCACCGACAGATCGGCGAGTGAGCCTCGCTCTATCAGCCGGCACGGCATATAGATCCGGCCATGTTCGGGCCGGTGTTCGATTTCGTCGAAGAGCTGTTCCACTGCCCGCACGCCGATTTCGCGGCCCGGCTTGGCAATCGTGGTCAGCCCCGGCCAGGCAAATTCGCCCGACGGAATGCCGTCAAAACCAATGATCGATACATCTGCCGGGCAATTCAGCCCCGCCTCGCGCACCGCCATCATGGCGCCCAGCGCCATCATGTCATTGGCAGCAAATACACAGACATGCCCGACATGCGGCCGCTCCAGCAGTCGCCGCATTGCCTCGCGCCCGCCCTCGACCGTGTATTCGCCATCTTCCATGGCCAATATGCCGGGGTCGATATCGCGTTCCACGCAATGCTCATGCACCGCCCGCAAGAACCGCGCCCGCGCCAGTCTCGACTTGGGTCCGACGATAAAGCTTGGCGCAGAATGTCCTTTTGAAACAAGATGATCCATCCCAAGCCTCACAGCCTGGGTGATATCCGAACCGACGCTCGATATGTCGGCAAACCGTTCGGCGCTCGATCCGATGAACACGAATGGCAGCCCAAAACGATGATGATCGTCGAAATTATCGGCCACCGGATTGATGATCGCGCCATCCACCCGCGCCCGCCGCAGCGTACCAATATGGGTGGCTTCCTTGGCCGCATCCCAGTCCGACGAGAACACCAGCAGCGACGCGCCACTCTCCGCCGCCCGGTCCTGCGCGCCGCGCGCTACCTCACCCCAGAACGGGTTGGTGATATCGGGAATGACCAGCCCAAGCATGCCCGAGCGTCCCGATCGCATGCCCACCGCCAGGTGGTTGCGCTCATAGCCCGTCGCCGCCGCCGCGCGCAAAACCCGCTCGCGCGTCTCGTCATTGATATTGCCCGAACCGGCAAGCGCGCGCGCCGCCGTGCTCTTGGACACGCCAGCGCGTTCTGCCACATCAATGATGGTCGGCCGACGATTGCGGCTGCTATTCATAAACCCATCCCAAAACGGCTTCTGCTGGCCATTTCCATTGATGGGAACGTTACCGCGAATCCAAATCAAGTCAATAACTTTGTGCGGCCGCATTAGCTTGCAGCCAAAACGCGATAAAAATCAAAACCTTACCGCATGTGCAAAACCACGCCCACTGGTTGGCAGATTGCAGAACACCGGACTCGCGGGCAGCTTCCCACCTCCGATCACAACAAAATTCCTGGAAATTTCACTCAAACCCATGATTTCGTCGCACCCATCATCCAAGGATTGCCGATGATGTTCCGCAGCCTCCTCCTCGCCTCCTCAATGCTCCTCGCCGCACCCGCCTTCGCGCAGGACGCAGCGCCCTCGCGCACGCTGACTGAGGTGCTGGAGGATGCCGAACGGCTGGGGCCACTGGAAACCGTGATCGTCTCGCAGAACGGCGAAATCATCGCCGAGCGCGGCTATGACGGCCATAGCCTCGACGCCCCGACCAACATAAAATCGGCTTCAAAAACAATCATTTCCGCCCTGATCGGCGTCGCCATCGAGAAGGGCATTCTCGAAAGCACCGACCAGAAGATCGCGCCAATCCTGCGCGATGACCTGCCCTCCAATGCCGATCCGCGCATCGAGGACATCACCATCGGCGACCTGCTGACCATGCGCGCTGGCCTGGAGCCCACCTCGGGCGTCAATTACGGCCGCTGGGTCGCCAGCGATAACTGGGTTCGCGCCGCCCTAGCCCGCCCCTTCGTCGATGATCCGGGCGCCGGCATGCTCTATTCCACCGGCTCCAGCCACCTGCTGTCAGCCATCCTCACCCAGCAAACCGGCCGCTCCACCCTGGCCAATGCCCGCGAATGGCTCGGCGCGGTCCCCAGCTTCGCCATCGCCAGCTGGGACCGGGACCCACAAGGCATTTATCTGGGCGGCAACCAGATGGCCATGACCCCACGCTCACTGCTGGCCTTTGGCGAGCTCTACCGCAATGGCGGCCTCGCCCCCGATGGCACAAGCGTCATCTCGCAAGCCTGGATTGACCAATCCTGGTCTCCACACACGCGGTCCATCCGCACTGGCGACAGCTACGGCTATGGCTGGTTCTTGCGCAATATCGGTGGTGAAGATACCCGCTTTGCCTGGGGTTTTGGCGGCCAGATGCTCTACATCGTGCCTGCGCTGGACCTGACCGTCGTAATGACCTCGGACGAAACCACCGGGGCCGCCAATACCGGCCACCGCGACGATCTGCACAACCTGCTGGCCGAAATCATCGCCACCATAAGTGATGCGGAATAGGCCCCTACTCGTCCTCGCCCCGCTTATGGGCATTGGTCCGCTTGTCCACCAGCGCCTTCTCGGCCTCGGCCAAGGTCTTCTCGGCCTTGGTCCGCCCAAACTTGACGCGATTCTCCACCGCCAGCGCCTCTTTGTCAGCCCGAGCCTTCGCCTTACGCGCCTTGGACAGCGAAATAATCTCAGCCATATCTAGCTTACCTCCGGACGGTCCAGCCGAAGATAGACGCTGTGGCACCATTCGTCACCCAGCAGGAATGTGTTCTCGGCCCGCCCGGTCTCGATGAATCCGAGCTTACCCAACACGCTCAGCGACGCCGCATTGCGCGGGTCAACATCGGCATCCAGATGCGTCGCCGCCGTATCGGCAAAGGCATAGGCAATAAACGCCCGCGACGCCTCGGTCGCTAGCCCCCGCCCCCAACAGTCCCGCCGTAACATGAAACCGAAATCGGGCAGCCGCCCAGCTCCAACCGTGCCGATGGCCTCGCCATCCAGCACCATGATGAAGTCCTCGCCGCCATTGGCCGTGCGCTCAAGCATCTTGTCGAGCCAGCGCCTTGTCACCTCGCGGTCGGCATGCGGCAATGTCGACCAATACCGCATCGCCTGCGGGTCCGACATGATGGCGAACATTGCCTCCAGGTCGCTCGCGAGCGGCCGCCGTAACAGCAGCCGCTCACTGCGTAATTCCATCAGACCAGCCGGCTCTGTTCCATCGCAGCCGCAATGAAGCTGGCGAACAGCGGGTGCGGCTCGAACGGCTTGGACTTCAGCTCCGGGTGGAACTGTACGCCGATAAACCATGGGTGATCGGTGCGCTCGACAATCTCGGGCAGCTTGCCATCGGGCGAAACGCCGGAGAACAGCAGGCCGTTTTTCTCGAGCAGCTTGCGATAGTCCATGTTGACTTCGTAGCGGTGGCGATGGCGCTCGGAAATGCGCGTGGAGCCATAAATATCGGCCACACGGCTGCCGCGCGTCAGCTGCGCCGGATAGGCGCCCAACCGCATCGTGCCGCCGAGATCGCCCTCGGAAACGCGCTTTTCGGTGTCGTTGCCCTTCACCCACTCGGTCATCATGCCAACGATCGGCTCCTTGGTCGGGCCGAATTCGGTGGACGAGGCATTCTTGATGCCGGCGGTATTGCGGGCCGCTTCGACGCAAGCCATCTGCATGCCAAAGCAAATACCGAAATAGGGCACATCCTTGACACGGGCAAAGCGCGCCGCTTCGATCTTGCCGGCCGAACCACGCTCACCGAACCCGCCGGGCACCAGTATGCCGTGGACATGCTCGAGATAGGGTGCCGGATCGTCGCGCTCGAAGACCTCGCTATCGATCCACTGCAGGTTGACCTTGACCTTATTGGCAATGCCGCCATGCGCCAGCGCTTCGCTCAGCGATTTATAGGCGTCCTTGAGGCCGGTATATTTGCCCACAATGGCGATATTGACCTCGCCTTCCGGGTTATGCAGGCGGGCCGACACATCTTCCCAGGCCTTGAGATCCGGCGCGGGCGCATCGGTGATACCGAAGGCGGCCAGGATTTCACGATCCAACCCTTCCTTGTGGTAGGCCAACGGCACATCATAGATCGAGGCGACGTCGAGTCCCTGGATAACCGCGCTTTCGCGCACGTTGCAGAACAGCGACAGCTTCTTCTTCTCGCCCTC
Proteins encoded in this region:
- a CDS encoding extracellular solute-binding protein — protein: MLMRKLLLATSALAFAIAPAFAEPVVIRMVSKDLVSTNPPDVKHIERIEAAMAAKGTEIDIQIVDLPSSGYADALSVMLLSGDIPDLIYFQGGDAKMVEQGILEDLTPWIEKSPNLKAALYPHNVERLANYPYLLYVYPPRMPQPVIRKDWLEKSGLPAPQTVEDYVALFTAIKDGDFDGDGVANTYGVTTADNTNELDSIFNQAFGVTGSWMKNEAGEWVNSRITSQEKDKIAFYASLREKGLFDPEYITSKFDVKEDKFYTGKAGVIFGSSAEVIDIYGGKMRQVHPGTELVLLAPPKGPAGQGNQAIDVSKEARGFAMSSLSEHKDTVMALLDFMASPEGQLLDRLGFEGEEYTKSGDTYTMTDKISTWYARFFAAANWTPPTPWMSEAAQASLKQVSDNFKPDNAFVFPADYAADLDATESVYRAWVYKFISGEAGMDQWDAYVAEWEAAGGSRLNEYARTVLK
- a CDS encoding carbohydrate ABC transporter permease, whose product is MAANNRRTPLERVEYAIIVSTLLLLVVVTVQPLLNLLAVSLSDPAKLPGMSGMEVLPRGLSFDVWTLLINHPNVRAGLLNSILITGAGTLLNIIFTALMAWGLSRPGLPGRRILFIMVLVTIVFDPGIIPDYFVNKRLGLLDSYWSVIFFKLVNAWYLIILIRFFEEIPQELLDAAELDGSNAFQTFWYVVLPLAKPALATITLFYIVFHWNEFFRAMIYITDQGKWPLQVVLRQFVIGGDKLAIVGVDAANNYTGASQIDLRALKAGMIILTIVPILVIYPLILKFFTKGTMSGALKG
- a CDS encoding ABC transporter permease, whose amino-acid sequence is MVVKPGLRRVTAPDIGNVPAHAEAESANGLLASTGGFGAKVRQWWPYYAMMAPGIIFFILFHYLPIWEAKIAFEQVRIIPPNIWVGLKHFQVLFTSPVFWQVLVNTLIISGMKMLFVFPVPIVVALMLNEVRSGSLRKFIQSAVYLPHFLSWVVIAGVFIAALSPSDGVVNDITGFFGGQPKSYMTDTGAIRWVLVFSEMWRSAGWDSLLYLAAIIAIDQALYDAAEMDGANRWQKILYVTIPGIVPTIATLFILNAGMFLSADLNQVINFSNDVVRSQIDIVDTYVYRIGLQTGEYSLATAAGLFKAVLGMLLILLAHLFSKRLTGKGVW
- a CDS encoding LacI family DNA-binding transcriptional regulator encodes the protein MNSSRNRRPTIIDVAERAGVSKSTAARALAGSGNINDETRERVLRAAAATGYERNHLAVGMRSGRSGMLGLVIPDITNPFWGEVARGAQDRAAESGASLLVFSSDWDAAKEATHIGTLRRARVDGAIINPVADNFDDHHRFGLPFVFIGSSAERFADISSVGSDITQAVRLGMDHLVSKGHSAPSFIVGPKSRLARARFLRAVHEHCVERDIDPGILAMEDGEYTVEGGREAMRRLLERPHVGHVCVFAANDMMALGAMMAVREAGLNCPADVSIIGFDGIPSGEFAWPGLTTIAKPGREIGVRAVEQLFDEIEHRPEHGRIYMPCRLIERGSLADLSVPAPKRVAAG
- a CDS encoding serine hydrolase domain-containing protein, which translates into the protein MFRSLLLASSMLLAAPAFAQDAAPSRTLTEVLEDAERLGPLETVIVSQNGEIIAERGYDGHSLDAPTNIKSASKTIISALIGVAIEKGILESTDQKIAPILRDDLPSNADPRIEDITIGDLLTMRAGLEPTSGVNYGRWVASDNWVRAALARPFVDDPGAGMLYSTGSSHLLSAILTQQTGRSTLANAREWLGAVPSFAIASWDRDPQGIYLGGNQMAMTPRSLLAFGELYRNGGLAPDGTSVISQAWIDQSWSPHTRSIRTGDSYGYGWFLRNIGGEDTRFAWGFGGQMLYIVPALDLTVVMTSDETTGAANTGHRDDLHNLLAEIIATISDAE
- a CDS encoding DUF4169 family protein, yielding MAEIISLSKARKAKARADKEALAVENRVKFGRTKAEKTLAEAEKALVDKRTNAHKRGEDE
- a CDS encoding GNAT family N-acetyltransferase translates to MELRSERLLLRRPLASDLEAMFAIMSDPQAMRYWSTLPHADREVTRRWLDKMLERTANGGEDFIMVLDGEAIGTVGAGRLPDFGFMLRRDCWGRGLATEASRAFIAYAFADTAATHLDADVDPRNAASLSVLGKLGFIETGRAENTFLLGDEWCHSVYLRLDRPEVS
- a CDS encoding CTP synthase, with protein sequence MARYVFITGGVVSSLGKGLASAALGAVLQARGYKVRLRKLDPYLNVDPGTMSPTQHGEVFVTDDGAETDLDLGHYERFTGRAANKRDNITTGRIYSDILAKERKGEYLGATVQVIPHVTDAIKNFVIEGNDEFDFVLVEVGGTVGDIEGLPFFEAIRQLGNDLPRGHACYLHLTLMPYIPSAGELKTKPTQHSVRELRSIGIAPDVLLVRCDRPIPEGEKKKLSLFCNVRESAVIQGLDVASIYDVPLAYHKEGLDREILAAFGITDAPAPDLKAWEDVSARLHNPEGEVNIAIVGKYTGLKDAYKSLSEALAHGGIANKVKVNLQWIDSEVFERDDPAPYLEHVHGILVPGGFGERGSAGKIEAARFARVKDVPYFGICFGMQMACVEAARNTAGIKNASSTEFGPTKEPIVGMMTEWVKGNDTEKRVSEGDLGGTMRLGAYPAQLTRGSRVADIYGSTRISERHRHRYEVNMDYRKLLEKNGLLFSGVSPDGKLPEIVERTDHPWFIGVQFHPELKSKPFEPHPLFASFIAAAMEQSRLV